In Bombyx mori chromosome 11, ASM3026992v2, one genomic interval encodes:
- the LOC101736109 gene encoding vacuolar protein sorting-associated protein 8 homolog: MDLLKTPSVQSLLDSDLESVESLQYLDIEELDEIEYALPAIDAPTLAEVLCVSEEEEIKNVQNKEEPVSCSPLQIDFLQAVSQQLIQAQERSSTGFATVLSTGTEGKLTVGTAHGHLLSFYEQTLRWVCDQNTDVGAVSCLSYNKDSTRLLAGYARGLICQYESIKGTVLRRLTLGGELWGILRVTWAGTSGLALDTGGSVWLIKFSRPLGVRSARTSCLFSGARGEVVAMSARDARILALATLSRVIIVAGGCAAGVKLSGPPDTLPVIEWSETDNRILICARANTLQWLSVHITGSSISLRPLHRAELKMPPLWLGWLGGNLAILDSDEKLRIWGDEYDKPLDLSYIEPVYASAFFKGHWTDGRVSRALCTAGVNALGGASIANGTLSLLGRKGVVRVNPRDLLARVQAFLTSGRYLQGLRLLCGTQGAEATAIASQFIDNICARPHILGNKHIADQTVKICLKFGLNEELWGKLWEQCSSEKEFVEALGDAIVRDELSVAPPSPDCTQALIERLAEFEPELVERVLASLPLTSLDPHRASVFTREKGLWRGVGAIAAALGGCAGAMRELCAHTRRSCGARCECAGAALLVTAADALAGRAAGGRDLPSHARPSARHDALHALLSDEGGEGGRSPLRVLTEHDGSAAVRLLEQSARDPPFAGPLAKQNRLRVARHLLAFAKDLPHPDDRTEILEFLTGQLNSGALPNDPEVLKELEEVARGTRGERADRAWLALLQRAPPRRPALHDRPRILCRLDVLQAQHQTVLPLFFKIEEPSDVDIDELYEYLRCRVSAGPEAKEQIEPYLSRLIVLRPRAAAALFGEIFENSIATVLASLANVEAVEFAESLKTCGHLKGDAAAVHVRNLCILRPDHVQNFLRENVGIVRPEEALSIVRELGPEDAVPHCLEAAGDPSAALDVLLRLAASTDDRILATRYALEAGDLCTRVTPTVPPSVATDMWARLLKNAKFAPPALILEAVAHLPVDAAVDKTCESSEVALAILACAASRRSGWACAARIMGREAHEALALALRKAGRGRAVRGRCVRCGAQLSRDAAVLATHCGRACHATCGAEPRCGWCGARASDDVFSFNTRSPRRPASPATEFTLLLVAPPRPDLEGSV, encoded by the exons ATGGATCTACTAAAAACACCGTCTGTTCAGTCATTGTTAGATTCTGACTTAGAATCCGTAGAAAGCCTTCAATATCTAGATATAGAAGAG ctAGATGAAATAGAATATGCTCTCCCTGCCATTGATGCACCAACACTAGCTGAAGTCTTGTGTGtgtcagaagaagaagaaattaaaaatgtacaaaataaagAAGAACCAGTTTCTTGTTCACCACTACAGATTGATTTTTTACAAGCAGTCTCCCAACAACTTATACAAGCACAG GAGAGGTCTTCAACAGGATTTGCTACTGTCTTAAGTACTGGCACAGAGGGAAAACTAACTGTAGGAACAGCTCATGGTCATCTCCTTTCTTTCTATGAACAAACTTTAAGATGGGTGTGTGATCAGAATACAGACGTTGGTGCAGTTTCTTGTTTATCCTACAACAAGGATAGTACACGGCTTCTTGCTGGATATGCAAGAGGGCTCATATGTCAATATGAGAGTATTAAAGGAACAGTACTAAGGCGTTTAACTCTGGGTGGTGAATTATGGGGTATTTTAAGAGTAACATGGGCAGGTACTTCAGGGCTTGCGCTTGATACAGGTGGATCAGTTTGGTTGATCAAATTCTCAAGACCGTTAGGAGTTCGTTCAGCACGTACTTCTTGTTTATTTTCTGGTGCTAGAGGAGAAGTCGTTGCCATGTCAGCACGTGATGCGCGTATATTAGCACTCGCAACACTTTCACGTGTAATAATTGTAGCGGGTGGTTGCGCCGCAGGGGTGAAACTGAGTGGTCCTCCTGATACTCTTCCTGTTATAGAATGGTCTGAGACAGATAACCGAATATTGATCTGCGCCCGCGCTAATACTTTACAATGGCTATCAGTTCACATTACAGGGTCGTCTATATCATTACGACCGCTACACCGGGCTGAGCTAAAAATGCCGCCTTTATGGCTCGGATGGTTGGGAGGAAATCTGGCAATTCTTGATTCGGATGAGAAATTACGAATTTGGGGAGATGAATACGATAAACCATTAGATTTATCTTACATTGAACCTGTTTATGCTTCAGCATTTTTTAAA GGTCATTGGACAGACGGACGTGTTTCCAGAGCATTGTGTACAGCTGGCGTCAATGCTCTGGGAGGAGCATCCATCGCAAATGGTACACTATCTTTATTAGGCCGAAAAGGTGTGGTGCGGGTCAATCCACGCGATCTTCTAGCGAGAGTACAAGCATTTCTGACGTCTGGCCGCTATTTACAAGGGCTGCGGCTGTTATGTGGTACACAAGGAGCGGAAGCTACAGCGATAGCTTCTCAATTTATTGACAATATATGCGCCAGACCCCATATATTAGGCAATAAACACATTGCCGACCAAACAGTCAAAATATGTCTGAAATTCGGATTAAA CGAGGAATTATGGGGAAAACTGTGGGAGCAATGTTCTAGCGAAAAAGAATTCGTTGAAGCGCTAGGGGACGCAATAGTGCGCGATGAATTATCTGTCGCACCACCTTCACCAGATTGCACACAG GCACTGATTGAGCGTCTGGCGGAGTTTGAACCAGAATTAGTAGAGAGAGTTCTGGCTTCTCTCCCCCTCACGTCTCTGGACCCGCATCGTGCGAGCGTATTCACACGGGAGAAAGGTCTTTGGCGCGGTGTAGGTGCGATCGCCGCGGCTTTGG GTGGTTGTGCGGGCGCGATGCGGGAGCTGTGCGCGCACACGCGGCGCTCGTGCGGCGCGCGCTGCGAGTGTGCGGGCGCGGCGCTGCTGGTGACGGCGGCCGACGCGCTGGCGGGCCGGGCGGCCGGCGGCCGGGACCTCCCGTCCCATGCGCGCCCTTCAGCAAGACACGACGCTCTACACGCGCTGCTCTCCGACGAG GGTGGTGAGGGAGGTCGGTCCCCGCTGCGCGTGCTGACGGAGCACGACGGGAGCGCGGCGGTGCGGTTGTTGGAGCAGAGCGCTCGCGACCCTCCCTTCGCCGGACCCCTCGCCAAACAAAACCGGCTGCGGGTCGCAAGACATCTCCTCGCCTTTGCCAAAGATTTACCG CATCCAGATGATAGAACGgaaattttagaatttttaacCGGTCAATTAAATTCCGGGGCCCTTCCGAACGACCCCGAGGTGTTAAAGGAGTTGGAGGAAGTGGCGCGCGGCACGCGGGGGGAGCGCGCCGACCGCGCCTGGCTCGCCCTGCTGCAGCGCGCGCCCCCGCGCCGCCCCGCGCTGCACGACCGCCCGCGCATACTCTGCCGCCTCGATGTACTGCAAGCACAACACCAAACCGTCCTccctttattttttaaaatagaagAACCCTCGGATGTTGACATTGATGAACTTTATGAATACCTGAGATGTCGCGTTAGCGCGGGGCCGGAGGCAAAAGAGCAGATCGAACCGTATCTATCAAGACTGATCGTACTAAGACCGCGGGCGGCCGCCGCCTTGTTTGGTGAGATTTTCGAGAATTCGATCGCAACCGTTCTTGCTTCACTGGCGAACGTCGAAGCCGTAGAATTTGCTGAGTCTCTAAAAACATGTGGCCATCTCAAAGGCGATGCCGCCGCCGTACACGTTCGAAACTTGTGCATTCTTCGTCCTGACCACGTCCAGAATTTTTTACGGGAAAACGTCGGCATAGTCAGACCTGAAGAAGCCCTTTCGATTGTGCGGGAACTCGGACCAGAAGATGCGGTACCTCACTGTTTAGAGGCGGCCGGAGACCCAAGTGCCGCGCTCGACGTCCTGCTGCGCCTGGCCGCCTCCACCGACGATAGAATCTTGGCAACGCGATACGCACTCGAAGCCGGTGACTTGTGCACCCGCGTCACGCCGACCGTTCCTCCGTCCGTGGCCACGGACATGTGGGCCCGGTTACTGAAAAACGCAAAGTTCGCGCCTCCCGCTCTCATTTTAGAGGCGGTCGCACATTTACCCGTCGACGCAGCCGTCGATAAAACTTGCGAATCATCAGAAGTAGCTTTGGCGATTCTGGCCTGCGCTGCCAGCAGACGAAGCGGGTGGGCATGTGCGGCAAGGATAATGGGCAGAGAGGCTCACGAAGCACTAGCTCTAGCGCTGAGAAAGGCGGGTCGTGGCCGGGCTGTGCGCGGGCGGTGCGTGCGGTGCGGCGCGCAGCTGTCGCGTGACGCGGCGGTGCTGGCGACGCACTGCGGCCGCGCCTGCCACGCGACGTGCGGCGCCGAGCCTCGCTGCGGTTGGTGCGGCGCCCGCGCGTCCGACGATGTATTCTCCTTCAACACGCGTTCCCCACGTCGCCCGGCATCGCCAGCAACAGAATTTACCTTATTATTGGTCGCTCCGCCGAGACCGGACTTAGAAGGCTCAGTGTGA
- the LOC101740607 gene encoding leukocyte receptor cluster member 8 — protein sequence MSGNNAKEPPLQTMTGLPPNHNPWMYGVFHHPYNNYHGGMYAPYYNQYFNHAGNNAYNHHHQYNESEFGMNQASNPPPLLRAPRPGVNRPFPNQNPIKFNLNNVRKAAPLSQSENPLLTNPTEPKVKRKKFDNEYEDNTISQSNLPPLPDYPPPLPPLPPPDLPKPPPPPIDVPLPPPMKVENIPEPPEEPKGLPLENTFVKPDTSSESFKTETVFPSSTGAWPESLERYIKKCYEKCKSKFDRDQVDICLKGRITAAANKDEIWTRNWDIEPIPSVHSERNNLSVKPVRGALSLYQKCEKFNEVIKSRSNLVNHSFSGIKNNQRKKKLRSRSRSKSRSPRKRLSASSCSSDEIEEKKPPKGKGRQKVKDRLSLVSNKKSEKFSKNKKKQCNQFVVEDAQGNAEKLQKRAERFAGSSNVPSIASSLQVNSKRVELTSKKSIIQDNEGDYEVNDMHIVGTCLDIEKSFLRLTKAPEACEVRPVSVLNKSLKNVKEKWIERQDYRYACDQLKSIRQDLTVQGVRDSFTVEVYETHARIALEKGDHEEFNQCQTQLKMLYSELPHCRSNLAEFTAYRILYYIFTKNTLDLTTIFQFLSKEDRENNCIKHALQTRCAWATGNLHKFFLLYKTAPLMAGYLMDWFVERERKQYLKYIIKSYRQTVPVEFIARELAFESSSKALEFLNQFPLSYVGCNRTQIDCKTSATAVTSI from the exons ATGTCTGGCAATAATGCTAAGGAGCCTCCACTGCAAACAATGACTGGTTTACCTCCAAATCATAATCCATGGATGTATGGTGTTTTTCATCATCCATATAACAATTACCATGGTGGAATGTATGCACCTtattataatcaatattttaatcatGCTGGTAATAATGCCTATAACCACCATCATCAATACAACGAGTCTGAATTTGGTATGAATCAAGCTTCAAATCCACCACCTTTACTCAGAGCCCCACGCCCGGGCGTAAACCGCCCTTTCCCAAATCAGAACCCTATCAAGTTCAATCTCAATAATGTAAGAAAAGCTGCTCCTTTATCTCAGAGTGAAAATCCTCTCTTGACAAACCCAACTGAGCCTAAAGTTAAACGGAAAAAGTTTGACAACGAATATGAAGATAACACAATTTCGCAGTCAAATCTACCTCCTTTGCCTGATTATCCACCACCATTGCCCCCTCTTCCTCCTCCAGATCTTCCCAAACCTCCTCCACCTCCTATTGATGTTCCTCTGCCGCCCCCAATGAAAGTTGAGAATATACCTGAACCTCCGGAAGAGCCAAAAGGTCTCCCGCTGGAGAATACTTTTGTCAAACCAGATACATCAAGTGAAAGTTTTAAGACAGAAACAGTATTTCCATCTTCAACAGGAGCATGGCCTGAAAGCTTGGAGAGATATATCAAAAAGTGTTATGAAAAGTGTAAGAGTAAGTTTGATAGAGATCAAGTTGATATATGCTTAAAAGGACGAATTACTGCTGCTGCAAATAAAGATGAAATATGGACTAGGAATTGGGATATAGAACCAATACCAAGTGTCCACAGTGAGCGTAATAATTTGTCTGTTAAACCAGTTCGGGGTGCATTAAGCTTATATcaaaagtgtgaaaaatttaatGAAGTGATTAAAAGTAGGTCTAACTTAGTTAATCATAGCTTTAgtggaattaaaaataatcaaaggaaaaaaaaactacgctcGAGGAGCAGGTCAAAATCTAGGAGTCCTAGAAAAAGGTTAAG TGCGTCATCTTGTTCGAGTGATGAAATTGAAGAGAAAAAACCTCCAAAAGGTAAGGGGAGGCAAAAAGTTAAGGATAGGTTGTCGttagtttcaaataaaaaatcagaaaaatttagcaaaaataaaaagaaacagtgTAATCAGTTTGTTGTTGAAGATGCTCAGGGTAATGCTGAAAAACTTCAAAAAAGAGCTGAAAGATTTGCAGGTTCAAGTAATGTACCCTCCATAGCAAGTTCACTACAAGTAAATAGCAAAAGAGTAGAACTTACTtctaaaaaatcaataatccaAGACAATGAAGGTGATTATGAAGTAAATGATATGCACATAGTGGGTACATGTCTAGATATAGAAAAGTCATTCTTGAGACTAACTAAAGCACCTGAAGCATGTGAAGTTCGCCCTGTGTCAGTTTTAAATAAGTCCCTCAAGAATGTCAAAGAAAAATGGATAGAGCGCCAAGACTATAGATATGCTTGTGATCAACTCAAATCCATCAGGCAAGATCTAACT GTGCAAGGGGTAAGAGATAGTTTCACTGTAGAAGTATATGAAACACATGCTCGCATTGCCTTGGAAAAAGGTGACCATGAGGAATTTAATCAGTGTCAAACTCAACTTAAAATGTTGTACAGTGAATTGCCACACTGTAGATCAAATTTAGCAGAATTTACAGCATACAGGATATTGTACTACATTTTTACAAAGAATACATTAG ATTTAACAACCATATTTCAGTTTCTATCTAAAGAAGACAgggaaaataattgtataaaacaTGCATTACAAACTAGATGTGCCTGGGCAACTGGAAACTTACACAAGTTTTTCTTACTCTACAAAACTGCCCCACTAATGGCTGGATACCTCATGGACTGGTTTGTGGAGAGGGAGCGAAAACAATACCTCAAATACATCATAAAGTC CTACAGACAGACCGTTCCTGTGGAATTCATCGCTCGAGAGTTGGCATTCGAGTCGAGTTCTAAGGCACTTGAATTTTTAAACCAATTTCCTCTATCATATGTTGGTTGTAATCGGACACAAATAGATTGCAAAACTAGCGCCACTGCTGTTACAAGTATATAA